In Pseudomonas sp. HR96, the DNA window GGGTCGACACGGCTATGACACGTACAGCCTCCCCGCCCCGGGTAAGGTGTGCGTGTCATAGGTCTTGTCAAACCCCGGACTCGTCTGGCGCGAATCGCTGGGTCGCACGCGCCATGGTCTGTGGACCAAGTATGTTGACGCGTGCCGGACGAGCATGGCGCTCGTGGGAGACTACTCCCCTAGGACGGAGCGGATTCTGCCTAGGCGAAAGCGTTTGTGCAAGCGCGGAATCTACCCACGTTTGGCGCGATAGACCTTGAACCCTTGGCCTTCTGCCAGTACGGCGCATATGCCCAGATGCTTCTCGATCAACGGCTGATAGCGCAGGAAGCTATTGGCGACCAGCCGGAGTTCGCCGCCTTTTTTCAGATGTTTGGCCGCTTTTTGCAGCATGTTTTCCGACGCCTGATAATCGGTGTGCACTCCGGTATGGAACGGCGGGTTGCTCAGAATGGCGTCGAGAAAGCGTGGTGCGGCATCTATGCCATCACCGACGATCACCTCGGCTTCCAGGCCGTTGGCCGCCAGGGTCAGGCGGCTGCTGGCGGCGGCGAAGGCATCCACGTCCAACATTGTTACGGTATTTTGCGGATAGCGGCGCTTGATCGCTGCGCCGAGCACCCCGGCGCCGCAGCCGAAGTCGAGCACGTGGCCCTGGGTCAGGCCGGCCAGATGCTCGAGCAACAGCGCGGTGCCGCGATCCAGGCGGCCGTGGCTGAACACCCCGGGCAAGGTCACCACCTTGAGCGGCGCGTCGCCCACCGGCAGTTCGTAGTGCTGGGCAAGGCTTTGCAGGCTCACCGCCGCAGGCGGTGTATCGACCTGCACCTGCCAGAGCTGACAGTGACGAGCGCTGTCGAGTTTGCGTGGCGTGCCAAAGGCATGCAGCTGCTTGGAGGCCCCTTCGATGCCACCGCGTTTTTCGCCCACCAGAAACAGCTGTTTGCCGCCCAGGCGGCAGGCGAGGGCGTTGAGCAGGTAGTTGGCCAGGTCTCGGGATTTGGGCAGAAACAGCACGGCGGCTTCGAATGAAGACTCCGGCGCCTCGACACCGAAGGCGCTACGACCTTCGAAGCGGGCCTGCAGAGCGCTCTGGTCGCCCGCGTGCCAGCACCAGCCGTGAGCTTCAGGCAACTGGCCGAGCAGGTCGTCGGCAGGCAAGCCGGCCAGCAGCAGCGGGCCTTGGAACAGGTGGGCTTGGCGAAGCAGCACTTCACTGCGCGGGTCCATGGGGGCTCCTGGCAAAAGGGCGGAGTCTATCAGGGCTGGCGGGGTTACCAAACATCTCGGGGGCCAGGAGGCCGGCTTCAGCCGGCATTGGCTGCCAATTGACCCATGATCCGCTGCCGCGCTTCGCGGCTGCCCCAGGCGTTGTGCGGGGTGACGATCAGCCGTGGAATGTCATCGGCCAACAGCGGATTGCCCTGGGTTGGCGGCTCCGTCGTCAACACATCGGTGGCCGCACCGCCCAGATGCCCCGCACGCAACGCATCGGCCAGCGCCTGTTCGTCGATCAAGCCACCGCGCCCGGTATTGACCACGAATGCGCCAGGCTTGAGCAGGCGCAACTGCTCGGCGCCGATCAGGTGACGGGTCTGCTCGGTCAGCGGGCAGTGCAGGGTCAAGGCATCGATCTGCGGCAGCAGTTCGGCCAGTGGCAACCGGTCCGCGCGCTCGGGGCGGCCGGGCAGCTGGCCGATCAGCACTCGCATGCCGAAGGCTTCGGCCAGCCTGCCCACCGCGCTGCCGAGTTCGCCATGGCCGAGCAGCCCGAGGGTCTTGCCCTGCAGCTCGACGATGGGGAAATCCAGCAGGCAGAACTGGCTGGCCTGCTGCCAGCGCCCGGCCTTGACCGCCTGTTGATAGTCGGCAAAACGGGTGGCCAGGGCCAGCAGGAGCATGAGGGTGTGCTGGGCCACCGACGGCGTCCCGTAGCCCTTGCAGTTGCGTACGGGGATGCCGCGCGCCTGGGCGGCGCCCAGGTCGATGTTGTTGGTGCCGGTGGCCGCCACCAGAATCAGCTTGAGCTGCGGGCACTGAGCGAGGGTCTCGGCGCTCAGCGGTACCTTGTTGACGATGGCCACCTCGAAGCCTTGCAGGCGCGCCACGATCTGCTCGGCGGCGGTCGCCTCATGCAGTTGCAGGTCGCTGAACACCGCCTGCAGGGGCGCCGGGTCGAGGTCGCCGAGGTCCAGCGAGCGGTAGTCGAGAAACACGGCGCGAGGCAAGGTCATCGGCAAATCTCCTGAGCAAAATTGCCCTAACCCTAGGCCCTGCGCTGTCCGGGTACAAGTGCAGGCAACTGTATCTTTCAGTTGTGCGCAAGCGGGGGTAAGGTAGCCGGCTTGTCGATCGACCCTGCCGAGGCCGCCATGTACTGGACCGAATTTCTGACCGTTGCGCTGATCCACCTGCTGGCCGTGGCCAGCCCCGGGCCGGACTTTGCCGTGGTGGTGCGCGAGAGCGTGACCCATGGCCGCCGCGCCGGCACCTGGACGGCCTTCGGGGTCGGCTCGGCGATCTTCCTGCATGTGGGCTATTCGCTGCTGGGCATCGGCCTGATCGTGTCGCAGTCGATCGTGCTGTTCAACGCCCTCAAATGGCTGGCGGCCGCCTACCTGCTGTACATCGGCTTCAAGGCGCTGCGCGCGCGGCCGGCGCCAGCCGGCGCCGAGCAGGTACAGGCCGAACCCAGGGTGCGTACCCCGCGTCAGGCCTACGTGGCCGGTTTCATGACCAATGGCCTGAACCCCAAGGCCACCCTGTTTTTCCTCTCGCTGTTCACCGTGGTCATCAATCCGCACACGCCGCTGCTGGTACAGGCAGGCTATGGCGTCTACCTGGCACTGGCCACCGGCCTGTGGTTCTGCCTGGTGGCGATGCTGTTCAGCCAGCAACGCGTGCGCGCCGGTTTCGCCCGCATGGGCCACTGGTTCGACCGCACCATGGGGGCTGTGCTGATTGCCCTTGGGGTAAAAATCGCCTTCACCCAGATGCGCTGAGTTGATCGAGCGCTCAAGAAATGCCGGGGCGGCGCCGATAACGCTGATATCGCAAACTCATTGTGGAGGGCCTGGATCGCCCCATTGCCCGCCATAGATGGCTCCTGCAGTCGCCTGGCCCGCCGATTGGCCGCCATACAACAATGCATTAGAGAGCCGTGTCGATGACCGCAAGCAAACCTTTCTGGCGCCGGGCCAGGTTGCCCCTGGCCGTGAGCCTCGCCTCGTCGCTGGCTACACCGGCATTGGCCTTGAGCTTCAATGTCGGCGAAATGGAAGGGCAGTTCGATTCTTCGCTGTCGATCGGCAGCAGCTGGTCCACGCAGAACCCCGACAAGAATCTGATCGGCGCCAATAACGGCGGCCATGGCCTGTCGCAGACCACTGACGACGGCCACCTGAACTTCAAGGCCGGGCAGAGCTTCTCGCAGATCTTCAAGGGCGTGCACGACCTGGAGCTCAAATACGGCGACTCCGGGGTCTTCCTGCGTGGCAAGTACTGGTATGACTTCAAGCTGCAGGACGACGACCTCGACTTCAAGAACGTCAGCGATGCCGGGCGCAAGGAGGCCGCCAAGTCGTCCGGTTTCGAACTGCTCGATGCTTTCGTCTACCACAACTACAACATCGGCGACTTGCCAGGCTCGGTGCGGCTGGGCAAGCAGGTGGTCAACTGGGGCGAGAGCACTTTCATCGGTGGCGGCATCAACACCATCAACCCCATCGACGTCTCGGCCTTCCGCCGCCCTGGCGCGGAAATCAAGGAAGGGCTGATTCCGGTCGACATGTTCTATGTGTCGCAGAACCTCACCGACAACTGGTCGGCCGAAGGCTTCTACCAGTTGCAGTGGCAGCAGACGGTAGTGGACAACTGCGGCACCTTCTTCGCCAACTCCGACGTCTCGGCGCCTGGTTGCAGCAACAACCTGGCGGTGCTGCGTACCCGGGCCGGCCTCAACGGCTCGCTGGCGACCGCCGGGCAATCGCCGGCCGCAATTGCGGCCATCGATCGCGGCCTGGCGGCGCAGGGCGTGAGCTTCGGTGCGCCCGATGAAGGCGTGATCGTGCGCCGGGCATCGGACCGCGACCCGAGCAACAGCGGCCAGTTCGGGGTGGCCACGCATTACATGTTCGAGCCGCTGGACACCGAGTTCGGCGCCTATTTCATGAACTACCACAGCCGCCTGCCGATTTTCAGCGGGCACGGTGCGCCTTCGTCGTTCTACAGCGCCAGCCCGCTGGCGTCGCTGCTGATCGCCGGCAATTCCAGCTATTTCATGGAGTACCCCGAGGACATTCGGCTGTATGGGCTGAGCTTCGCCACCACCCTGCCGGAGGGCACCGCCTGGAGCGGCGAGATCAGCTATAGGCCCAACCTGCCGATCCAGCTCAACACTACCGACGTGCTGTTCGCCGGGCTGACGCCGCTCAACCCCAATGTCTCGCCGCTGCAGGCCAGCCCCGACACCGATCTGCACGGTTACCGGCGCAAGGAAGTGACCCAGGCGCAGACCACCTTCACGCACTTCTTCGACCAGGTCATGGGGGCCGAGCGGTTGACCACCGTCGCCGAGGTCGGCTGGACCCACGTTGGCGGCCTCGACAGCAGTTCCAAGGCGCGCTACGGCCGCGATGCCACCTTTGGCCCCGGGCCACTGGCCAACGGCACCTGCCAGGCGCTCAACGCCCAGGCGCTGGCGGGCGCGGCGCAGAACAACGTCAGTCGCTATTGCGAAAATGACGGTTTCACCACGGCCGATTCCTGGGGCTACCGAGCCCGCGCCATCTGGGATTACAACAACGTGTTCGCCGGTATCAACCTCAAGCCCAACCTGGCCTGGTCCCATGACGTCAAAGGCTACTCGCCAAGCCCCGGCGGCAATTTCGAGGAAGGCCGCAAGGCCATCAGCCTGGGGCTCGACGCCGACTACCAGAACACCTACACGGTGGGCCTGTCGTACACCAACTTTTTTGGCGGCAGGTACAGCACCGTGGATGACCGCGACTTCGTCGCGCTCAGCGCCGGCATGACCTTCTGACCCCTACCGCCTCGAGGAGCACGCTCATGAAAACAACAACGCTTGCCTGGCGGGTCGGGGCATTGGCGCTGTCACTGCTGGCCAGCAGCGTAATGGCCGCCGTGCCGCCGGCCGACGCCGCCCGGCTCGGTACCACGCTGACACCCATGGGCGCCGAGCAGGCCGGCAATGCCGCCGGGACCATTCCGGCCTGGGCGCCGCTGGCGAAAAACGCCGGGGCCGTCGACGCCAAGGGCTTCCTTGCCGACCCCTATGCCAGCGAAAAACCTTTGTTCACCATCACTGCGCAGAATCTGGAGGCGTACAAGGACAAGCTCTCGCCCGGCCAGTACGCAATGTTCAAGCGCTACCCGGACAGCTACAGAATGCCGGTCTACCCGTCCCATCGCGGCGCCACAGTGCCGGATGCGGTATTTGCCGCGATCCGCCAGAATGCCCTGAAGAGTCGCCTGGTGGCCGGTGGCAACGGCCTGGAGGACTTCCAGACGGCGGTGCCGTTCCCGATTCCGCGAAACGGTCTCGAAGTGATCTGGAACCACATCACCCGCTACCGCGGCGGCAGCGTCAAGCGCCAGGTCAATCAGGCCACGCCGCAGCAGAACGGCTCCTACAGCCTGGTCAGCTTCGAAGACCAGTTCGTCTTTCGCGACCAGATGAAGGACTTCGACCCGGCCAACCCGGGCAATGTGCTGTTCTATTTCAAGCAGAGCGTCACCGCCCCGGCCCGCCTGGCCGGCACCGTGCTGCTGGTGCACGAGACCCTCGACCAGGTCAGGGAGCCGCGCGAAGCCTGGGTCTACAACGCCGGCCAGCGCCGCGTGCGGCGTGCACCACAGGTCGCCTACGACGGCCCGGGCACGGCCGCCGATGGCCTGCGTACGGCCGACAACCTTGACATGTTCAACGGCGCCCCCGATCGCTACGACTGGAAGCTTTTGGGCAAGCAGGAGATGTACATCGCCGAGGACAGCTACAAGCTCGACTCGCCGAGTCTAAAGTACGATGACATCCTCAAGGCCGGTCACCTCAACCAGGATCTGACCCGCTACGAGCTGCGTCGGGTCTGGCACGTCGTGGCCACGCTCAAGGAAGGCCAGCGGCATATCTACGCCAAGCGCGACTTCTACTTCGACGAGGACACCTGGCAGGCCGCGGTGATCGACCACTATGACGGGCGCGGCCAGTTGTGGCGCGTGGCCGAGGCCCACGCCCAGGACTACTACAACGTGCAGGTGCCCTGGTACACCCTGGAGGTGCTGTACGACCTGCAGTCGGGGCGCTACCTGGCGCTGGGCATGAAGAACGAGGAAAAGTCCGCCTACGATTTCGGCTTCAAGGCCTCGACCGCGGACTTCAGTGCCGCGGCGTTGCGCCAGGACGGGGTTCGATAGCCGCAGGGTAGGGCGCGGTGCTGTCAGCGCTGGGCTGGCGGCACCCAGTTTTCCAACCGTAGGCCAGGCACGCGGGCGAACTCGCGCTGGTTGTTGCTGACCATGATCAACCCCAGTGAGCGGGCGTGCGCGGCGATCATCAGGTCGTAGGGCCCGATCATGTTGCCGGCCTTCGCCAGCTCGGCGCGCAGCTGCCCGGTATGGGCGGCTGCGCCAGGATCGTAGTCAAGCACCTCGAGCCGCGCGACGAAGCCTTCGATGACGTTGAGGTTGGCCGCCGGTGAGGCGGACTTTTCAGCGCCGTAGATCAGTTCCATGAGCGTGATGGAGCTTATGCACAGTTGCTCCTGAGCCCCCACGAAGCGGTCGCGAACGACTGCCGGTTTGTTCTTGATGGTGTAGATGCAGATGTTGGTGTCGAGCATGTACTTGAGCATCAGAACGCCTCGCGCTCCTGCTGGGCAGGTTGTTCACGCTCGTTCATGAAATCCTCGGTGACGCCGTTGCCATCGAACCAGCAATCCCAGGATTCGCCGGCCGGAGAGATGATGCGCGTGCGCCCGACGCTGACGATGTCGACCTTGGTGACGTCGTCAGGCAAGGCCGCAGCTTTTGGCATGCGGATGGCCTGGCTGCGATTGCTCTTGAATACTGAGCCCTGGTCC includes these proteins:
- a CDS encoding LysE family translocator: MYWTEFLTVALIHLLAVASPGPDFAVVVRESVTHGRRAGTWTAFGVGSAIFLHVGYSLLGIGLIVSQSIVLFNALKWLAAAYLLYIGFKALRARPAPAGAEQVQAEPRVRTPRQAYVAGFMTNGLNPKATLFFLSLFTVVINPHTPLLVQAGYGVYLALATGLWFCLVAMLFSQQRVRAGFARMGHWFDRTMGAVLIALGVKIAFTQMR
- a CDS encoding 2-hydroxyacid dehydrogenase; the protein is MTLPRAVFLDYRSLDLGDLDPAPLQAVFSDLQLHEATAAEQIVARLQGFEVAIVNKVPLSAETLAQCPQLKLILVAATGTNNIDLGAAQARGIPVRNCKGYGTPSVAQHTLMLLLALATRFADYQQAVKAGRWQQASQFCLLDFPIVELQGKTLGLLGHGELGSAVGRLAEAFGMRVLIGQLPGRPERADRLPLAELLPQIDALTLHCPLTEQTRHLIGAEQLRLLKPGAFVVNTGRGGLIDEQALADALRAGHLGGAATDVLTTEPPTQGNPLLADDIPRLIVTPHNAWGSREARQRIMGQLAANAG
- a CDS encoding class I SAM-dependent methyltransferase; translation: MDPRSEVLLRQAHLFQGPLLLAGLPADDLLGQLPEAHGWCWHAGDQSALQARFEGRSAFGVEAPESSFEAAVLFLPKSRDLANYLLNALACRLGGKQLFLVGEKRGGIEGASKQLHAFGTPRKLDSARHCQLWQVQVDTPPAAVSLQSLAQHYELPVGDAPLKVVTLPGVFSHGRLDRGTALLLEHLAGLTQGHVLDFGCGAGVLGAAIKRRYPQNTVTMLDVDAFAAASSRLTLAANGLEAEVIVGDGIDAAPRFLDAILSNPPFHTGVHTDYQASENMLQKAAKHLKKGGELRLVANSFLRYQPLIEKHLGICAVLAEGQGFKVYRAKRG
- a CDS encoding DUF1329 domain-containing protein is translated as MKTTTLAWRVGALALSLLASSVMAAVPPADAARLGTTLTPMGAEQAGNAAGTIPAWAPLAKNAGAVDAKGFLADPYASEKPLFTITAQNLEAYKDKLSPGQYAMFKRYPDSYRMPVYPSHRGATVPDAVFAAIRQNALKSRLVAGGNGLEDFQTAVPFPIPRNGLEVIWNHITRYRGGSVKRQVNQATPQQNGSYSLVSFEDQFVFRDQMKDFDPANPGNVLFYFKQSVTAPARLAGTVLLVHETLDQVREPREAWVYNAGQRRVRRAPQVAYDGPGTAADGLRTADNLDMFNGAPDRYDWKLLGKQEMYIAEDSYKLDSPSLKYDDILKAGHLNQDLTRYELRRVWHVVATLKEGQRHIYAKRDFYFDEDTWQAAVIDHYDGRGQLWRVAEAHAQDYYNVQVPWYTLEVLYDLQSGRYLALGMKNEEKSAYDFGFKASTADFSAAALRQDGVR
- a CDS encoding DUF1302 domain-containing protein, with the protein product MTASKPFWRRARLPLAVSLASSLATPALALSFNVGEMEGQFDSSLSIGSSWSTQNPDKNLIGANNGGHGLSQTTDDGHLNFKAGQSFSQIFKGVHDLELKYGDSGVFLRGKYWYDFKLQDDDLDFKNVSDAGRKEAAKSSGFELLDAFVYHNYNIGDLPGSVRLGKQVVNWGESTFIGGGINTINPIDVSAFRRPGAEIKEGLIPVDMFYVSQNLTDNWSAEGFYQLQWQQTVVDNCGTFFANSDVSAPGCSNNLAVLRTRAGLNGSLATAGQSPAAIAAIDRGLAAQGVSFGAPDEGVIVRRASDRDPSNSGQFGVATHYMFEPLDTEFGAYFMNYHSRLPIFSGHGAPSSFYSASPLASLLIAGNSSYFMEYPEDIRLYGLSFATTLPEGTAWSGEISYRPNLPIQLNTTDVLFAGLTPLNPNVSPLQASPDTDLHGYRRKEVTQAQTTFTHFFDQVMGAERLTTVAEVGWTHVGGLDSSSKARYGRDATFGPGPLANGTCQALNAQALAGAAQNNVSRYCENDGFTTADSWGYRARAIWDYNNVFAGINLKPNLAWSHDVKGYSPSPGGNFEEGRKAISLGLDADYQNTYTVGLSYTNFFGGRYSTVDDRDFVALSAGMTF
- the vapB gene encoding type II toxin-antitoxin system VapB family antitoxin → MDQGSVFKSNRSQAIRMPKAAALPDDVTKVDIVSVGRTRIISPAGESWDCWFDGNGVTEDFMNEREQPAQQEREAF
- the vapC gene encoding type II toxin-antitoxin system tRNA(fMet)-specific endonuclease VapC, which translates into the protein MLKYMLDTNICIYTIKNKPAVVRDRFVGAQEQLCISSITLMELIYGAEKSASPAANLNVIEGFVARLEVLDYDPGAAAHTGQLRAELAKAGNMIGPYDLMIAAHARSLGLIMVSNNQREFARVPGLRLENWVPPAQR